The Desulfobaccales bacterium genome segment GTGGGGATAGCCGGCCCGCACCCCCGCCGCCAGCTCCCGGATGGCCCGGGGCTGGTCGCCGGCGGGGGTGAAGGTCGTGGAAAGGCGAAATCTGTCTGGCATAATGAGATAGTTGCCGGGGAGGGGCTAGGGGTCGCGGACCCCTGCCCCTCCCCGGACCCCACCCCAACCCCTTGTCGGGGATGGGAGAAGGATGTCGAAGGTGAGGGCAGGGAAGCCATGCTTCCCGCCCTTATTTCAGTCTTTCAGCATGAATTTTATCGGGAATCGCAAGGGAGGCTTTAACATGCCTTACCTTTTTCCCATTTAATAAATATATCACGGGCAGGATAAACAGGAAGATGCCCTGAAGGCTGGCGTTCCTGAGGGGGAGCGGTGGTCCCCTCACCTCAAACTTCTTCACCACCCCCATCATGGGGTTGGGGGTGAGGGTGTGGGAGAGGGGGCAGGGGGCCATGCTCCCTGGCCCCCTCTCCCATATAAATATATACGGGATCACGGGAAATCTGGCAGGAAGTAAGACTTGCTGCCGGCTTGCGGAGGGGAGGGCCCTCCCCTCAGACTCCCCTCCCCACCCCCATCACGGGGTTGGGGGTGAGGGTGTGGGAGAGTGGCCAGGGGGCAACCCTCCCTGGCCCCCTCTCCCACCTCACAGCCGGCGGCGCATGACGTAGAAGCTCTCTTCCTCGTCTTCTTGGCAGAGGGAGATGACCTCCGCCACCTGAAAGCCCATCTCCTCGTAGAGTTTCTGGGCCCCGCCTTTGACCACGTCCACGTCCAGGACGACTTCAGTGAGGCCCTGGCGGCGCAGTTCCTCAAAGGCGGCCTCCAGGAGGGCCTTGGCCACGCCTTGGCGGCGGTAGTCGGGATGCACCGCCAGACGCAGGATCATCCCCCGGCGGGTGAGCCGGCAGCAGCAGGCGATGAGATAACCCGTCAGGCGGCCGCTGGCCGGGTCTTCGGCCACCAGGAAGGTGTCTTCCAGAGAGGCTTTGAATTCATAACGTCCCCAGCGTTTCTCGAAGGCCAGGGATTCAATCTCCATGACGGCGGGCAGATCCTCGGGGGTGGCGGCCCGGATGGCCGCCTGGGGTTGGGGGAGAGGCAGGGCCATGGCATCCTCCTGGCAGGGCGCCGGTGGAGGCTCACCCGGGGGAGCGGCGGCAGGCAGGGAAGACGCAGGGAGGGTCAGCGGCCCGAGTGCGCCGGGTCAAGCACCGCTTTACTGGTAATGATTTGCACAAATGTTAAAACCCGGAGAGAAAAAAGCAAGGGGGCGGAGAAATTTTTCTCCGGCCAGTCCATTCCGGGAGATAGGGCAAGGTAATAGAGCCCTCAGCCCCCTCTTCCGTCCCCTTTCTCCTTTTAGCCCGTAAAGGGGGTGGGGAGGGGAGTCTGAGGGGAGGTTGGGGGGCCACTGGTCCCCCAGCCCTCCCCTCAGCTTACATCCGCACCCGCCAGATGGTGCCCTGGGGGGTGTCCTCCAGGACAATGCCTTGGTCGGCCAGCTCCCGGCGGATGGCATCGGCCCGGGCATAATCCTTGCGCTTGCGGGCCTCGGTCCTCTCGGCGATGAGGCGCTCAATCTCCTCCTGCGCCAGCGGCAGCTCCCCCCCGCGCTGGCGCAGGAGGCGCACCATCTCCGCCGGCGGCGCCTGCAGGAGATTCAGGACCGCCCCCAGCTCCTTCAGCTCCCGCTGCACCTGGGCCAGCACCATCAGATAAGCCGGCTCCGTGGCAGGGCTTTCCAGCAGGCGATTGGTGAGGCGCACCGCATCGAAGAGATACCCCAGGGCCTGGGCGGTGTTGAGGTCGTCGGCCATGGCAGCGTCAAAGCGGGCTGCTAAAGTCAGCAGGCGCTCCGTCTCCTCGGCGCTCAGGACCGCGGCGCTGAAATCCCGGGGGGCTGCCCCCGCCGGGGCCGGATGGGCCTGCAGGAGCTCCTCCAGCTTGGCCAGGGTGGTGTAGAGCCGCAGCAGCCCGGCGGTGGCCTCCTTCAGGGCCGCGTCGGAGAAGTCCAGGGGGCTGCGGTAGTGGCCGTGGATGAGGAAGAGGCGCACCACCTCCGCCGGGAAGCGGGCCAGCACCTCCTTCACGGTGAAAAAATTCCCCAAGGACTTGCTCATCTTCTCCTGGTCGATGGTGAGCAGGCCATGATGCACCCAGTAGCGGGCGAAAGGCTTGCCGGTGGCCGCCTCGGACTGGGCCAACTCGTTTTCGTGGTGGGGAAAGACCAAATCCCGGCCGCCGCCATGAATGTCCAGGGTCTCCCCCAGGTATTTCATGGACATGGCGGAACACTCAATGTGCCAGCCCGGGCGCCCCGGCCCGTAAGGGCTCTCCCAGGTGGGCTCTCCGGGTTTGGAGGCCTTCCAGAGCACAAAGTCCAGGGGGTCCTCCTTGGCTTCGTCCACCTCGATGCGGGCCCCGGCCTCCAGATCCTCCAGGCTCTGGCCGGAAAGCTTGCCGTAACCGGGGAAACGCCGCACCCGGAAATAGACGTCGCCGCCGGGCCGCCCCTGGTAGGCAAAGCCCTTGTCCCACAGCCGCCGGATGATCTCCAGCATCTCCGGGATATGCTCCGTGGCCTTGGGCTCGATGTCCGCCGGGGGGAGCCCCAGGGCCGCCATGTCCTCCCGAAAGGAGGCGATGTATTTCTCCGCCACCTCCTGCCAGGTGAGACCGGTCTCCTGGGCCCGACGGATAATCTTGTCGTCCACGTCGGTGAAGTTGCGCACCCAGGTGACCTGATAACCCCGGCGGCGGAGATACCGCACCAGCACCTCAAAGACCACCGCGGAGCGGGCGTGCCCCAGGTGCACGTCGTCATAAACCGTCACCCCGCAGGCATACAGGCCCACCCGACCGGGAGTGAGGGGGACAAACTCCTCTTTCGTGCGGCTGAGAGTGTTGTAGAGCTGCATCCGTCAGTCCATCAGTCCATTTTCCCGGCTTGCCCCCCGACTGAGGGCAGGGGTTGACAAAACCGCCGGGATGGGCGAAGTCTTTGCCAAGCCGGCCCCGTGCCGGCCATCGTACCGGGGGATTATATGTCCGAGCCCATCAGCAAGGTTCCCAAAAACGCCCGGGAGACCATCTTCCTCTCCCTGTCGGAATATAAAGGCCACCGCCTCATCGACATCCGGGTACACGTCCCCGGGGAGGGGGAGGAGGAGTGGGTGCCCACCCGCAAAGGGGTCTCCCTGGCCGTCGGCCTCTACCCCGCCTTCAAACAGGCCCTGACCCAACTGGAACAGGCCCTCATCTCCCAGGGCCTCCTGGACCCGGAAGACCTGGAAGCCCTCGGGTGATGGCTGCTTAGAGCTTCTGGGAGAGGGGGCCAGGGGGCAACAGCCCCCTGCCCCCTCTCCCAGACCCTCGCCCCCAACCCCTTAAAGGGGGTGGGGTGGGGAGTTTGAGGGGAGGGCGGAGGAGCCACCGCTCCCCCGGCCCTTCCCTCAAAACCGGTCTCATTGTATGCCAAAAATCGGGCAAAGGCAAAGAGGTCAGGAATTAGATAGGCTTTATCGGCCAGTATAAATTCTCCTCATTTTTTCCCCTCCGCCTTGATTTCCTCTCGCCAGGGACTATCTTTAGGAAAATTTCTCGGGCCTGAAAGGAGTGCAGCATGAAGAAATATGCGGTTCTGGATTATTCCCATCTCCTCGGCATGCCGGGCTTCAGCGAGACCCTCCTCAAGAATCACTTCACCCTCTATCAGGGCTATGTCACCAACACCAACAAGGTCATGGAAACCCTGGAGGCCATGCTCAAGGAGGGCAAGCAGGCTGACTATGAGGCGGCGGAGCTCCGGCGGCGCCTGGGCTGGGAGTGGAACGGCATGCGCCTGCACGAGCTCTATTTCGAGAACCTGGGCGGCGACGGCGATCCCACCAAGGCCCCCACGGTAATGAAGGCCTTTGAGGCCCAGTTCGGCTCCTTCGACGCCTGGGCCAAGGAGTTTAACGCTGCGGCCACCATGCGGGGCATCGGCTGGGTAGTGCTTTACCAGGACATCGCCCAGGGGCTGCTTATCAACCAGTGGATCAACGAGCATGATGTGGGCCATTGCGCCGGCCTCAATCCTATTCTGGTCCTGGATTGCTTCGAGCATGCCTTCATGATCGACTACGGCCTCAAGCGGGCGGACTACATTGCCGCCTTCATGAAGAACATCAAGTGGGAGGAAGTGGAGAAGCGTTACGTGAAGAAGTAAGGGCCGCCGCCCGGGAGGGCCCGCAGCCTTGGGCTCTCCCGCCTCCCTTGAGCGGCCGGAAGACACGGCGCCGCCTTTTGAGCCGCCGTGCAAATTTCCTTTACTCCCGGCGGCAAAAATGCGATGTTTAGTCATACCGTCCGATACGGGCGGTCTTTTTTTGCCGGGGAGGGAGTCCATGGCGGTGAATACCGGACTGGTGACGGACGAGCGTTATCTCCTGCATGACCCGGGGACCTGGCACCCGGAGCGGCCGGACCGGCTCAAGGCCATCATCAAGCAGCTCAAATTCGGCGGCCTGTGGAATGAGCTCAAGATTATCGCCCCCTGGGAGGAGGGTGTCCTCCCCTGGGTGGAGCAGGTGCATGATCCGGCCTACATCAAGCGCTTCGAGCAGGCCTGCCAGAAGAAGCAGAGCATCTTCATGGTGCCGGACTGCGGCATCTGCGAGAAATCCTATGAGATTGCGCTCCTGGCCGTGGGCGGGGTGCTGGCCGGAGCCGAGGCCATCATGCAGGGGGAGGTGGCCAACGCCTTCTGCGCCGTCCGTCCGCCAGGGCACCACGCCGAATACAACCGGGCCATGGGGTTCTGCTTTTTCAACAACGTGGCCATCGCGGCGGTGTATCTCCTGAAGCAGCACGGGCTGAAGCGGGTGGCCATCGTGGACTGGGACGTGCACCACGGCAACGGCACCCAGCACCTCTTTGAGGACGATCCCCGGGTCTTTTACCTGTCGCTGCATGAGGATCCGGATTACTGCTACCCCGGCACCGGCCGCCGCAAGGAGAAGGGCCGCGGCCCCGGGGAAGGCTACACTCTGAACCTGCCCCTGCCGCCCAGAAGCGGCGATGAGGAGTATCTGGAGGCCCTGGAAAAGGAGGGCTTGCCCCGCCTGTATGACTTCAAGCCGGAGTTTCTCCTCATCTCCGCAGGCTTTGACGCCCACCGGCTGGACCCCCTGGCCCACCAGAACCTCACCCGCAGCGGCTATGCCGCCATGGGGCGGATGCTCCTGAAGCTGGCCCAGGACACCGCCCAGGGGCGGATCATGAGTGTTTTGGAGGGAGGCTACAACCTGGAGGTGCTGGCCGACTGCGTGGAGGACCACCTGCGCCTGCTTTCCGGCCGGGAGCTGAAAAAGACGGAGGCGGCGGAAGCCTGACCCGGATACGGATTTTCCTTGACAGAGCCACATCTTCCGTGGTAAGCAGGGTCATCTTTCTGGTTCGGGCGATGCTGGCAGTGTCTGGGGAGTTGATGTGAGGACGTGAAAAGCGACGGTGGGGCGGTTAGTGCCCGCCGTTTTTTTTCTGGCCCGCCCCCGCTCTTTATGCCGGCAAAACGGTTGCAGTTTCTGGTCAGGAGGAGGTATGCGCTATACCGGCAAGGTCAAATGGTTCAATGAGGCCAAGGGCTACGGCTTCATCCAGCGGGAGGAAGGGCCGGACCTCTTCGTGCACTACACCAACATCGTGGGCAAGGGTTTTCGCACCCTGAAGGAAAACGATGAGGTGGAATTCGAGGTGAACGAAGGGCCCAAGGGCCTCCAGGCCGTCAACGTCACCAAGGTCTGAGGCCAAAACGGAAAAGGGGCCGGGAATTCCGCCGGCCCCTTTTCTGCGAAGTGATTCTGATCAAGAGGGTTCAGGGGCCGAGCTCCCTGGACCCTCTTTTTTTGTTCAGCTGAGCCCGATCTCCTCGTCGGTGAGGTAACAGGCGGGGTCCGGAGCCCACAGGTCCCCGGTAACGGCCTCGGCCCGCACCCGGAAATTGCCGGCGCAAATGTCCAGCCAGCGGCAGCGGGCGCAGCGCCCGGTGACATACCGCTTCTTGTCCTTGAGCCTGGCCAACAGCGGCTCCGACAGGTCGGTCCAGATGGCGCTGAAGGGCCGCTCCCGGACATTCCCGAAGGAATAGTGCCGCCAGAACTGGTCGGCGTGCACCGAGCCCTCCCAGCTCACGCAGCCGATGCCCCGCCCGGAGTTGTTCCCTTCGTTCATCTTCAAAAGCTCCAGCACCTGCTCGGCCCGGGCCGGGTCTTCCTTCAGGAGCTTTAGGTAGATATAGGGGCCGTCGGCGTGGTTGTCCACGGTGAGGACCTCCACCTGCCGGCCGGCATCAAAGAGGCGCCGGGTGCGGGCGCAGATGAGGTCCACCAGTTCCCGGGTCTCGGCGTGGCTCAGGGCCTGGTCCAGGAGTTTGCTCCCCCGGCCGGTATAGACCAGGTGATAAAAGCAGATGCGGGGGATGTCGTACTTCTCCACCAGATCAAAGATGGCAGGCACCTCCCGGTAATTGAGGCGGCTCACCGTGAAGCGCAGCCCCACCTTGAGGCCCGCCTCCTGGCAGTTCCTTACCCCCGCCATGGCGGCGGCAAAGGACCCGGGCTGACCCCGGAAGCGGTCGTGGGTGGCCTCGGTGCCATCCAGGCTGATGCCCACATAGGAGAGCCCCAGGGTCCGAAGGCGCCCGGCCACCTCCCGGGTGATGAGGGTGCCGTTGGTGGAGATCACCGCCCGCATCCCCAGGCCCACGGCCCGCCCAATGAGCTGGAAGAGGTCCTCCCGCATCAGGGGTTCGCCCCCGGAGAAGAGGACCACCGGCACCCCGAAGTCGGCCAGGTCCTGGAGCAGGGCCAGGCCCTCTTCGTGCGTCAGCTCGTCCGGGGCTGCGCCCGCGGTGGCCTGGGCGTAGCAGTGCAGGCATTTCAGGTTGCAGCGCCGGGTGACATTCCACACCACCACCGGCTTTTTGTCGGCGGAAAACTGCAGCAGGTGCGAGGGCAGCTCCTTGGCCCGCCGGGCGCCATGCCCGTAGCGCAGCACATCCCCCGCCTCCACGGCACCGCAGTATAGCTTGGACACCCCGACCATGCGGTCTCCTTTGCGTCTGGAGGCAAGGTCGGGGGAGGGGGCCAGGGGCCGACGGCCCCTGCCCCCTCC includes the following:
- a CDS encoding GNAT family N-acetyltransferase, with product MALPLPQPQAAIRAATPEDLPAVMEIESLAFEKRWGRYEFKASLEDTFLVAEDPASGRLTGYLIACCCRLTRRGMILRLAVHPDYRRQGVAKALLEAAFEELRRQGLTEVVLDVDVVKGGAQKLYEEMGFQVAEVISLCQEDEEESFYVMRRRL
- the cysS gene encoding cysteine--tRNA ligase, whose product is MQLYNTLSRTKEEFVPLTPGRVGLYACGVTVYDDVHLGHARSAVVFEVLVRYLRRRGYQVTWVRNFTDVDDKIIRRAQETGLTWQEVAEKYIASFREDMAALGLPPADIEPKATEHIPEMLEIIRRLWDKGFAYQGRPGGDVYFRVRRFPGYGKLSGQSLEDLEAGARIEVDEAKEDPLDFVLWKASKPGEPTWESPYGPGRPGWHIECSAMSMKYLGETLDIHGGGRDLVFPHHENELAQSEAATGKPFARYWVHHGLLTIDQEKMSKSLGNFFTVKEVLARFPAEVVRLFLIHGHYRSPLDFSDAALKEATAGLLRLYTTLAKLEELLQAHPAPAGAAPRDFSAAVLSAEETERLLTLAARFDAAMADDLNTAQALGYLFDAVRLTNRLLESPATEPAYLMVLAQVQRELKELGAVLNLLQAPPAEMVRLLRQRGGELPLAQEEIERLIAERTEARKRKDYARADAIRRELADQGIVLEDTPQGTIWRVRM
- a CDS encoding transcriptional coactivator p15/PC4 family protein: MSEPISKVPKNARETIFLSLSEYKGHRLIDIRVHVPGEGEEEWVPTRKGVSLAVGLYPAFKQALTQLEQALISQGLLDPEDLEALG
- a CDS encoding Fe-Mn family superoxide dismutase, which produces MKKYAVLDYSHLLGMPGFSETLLKNHFTLYQGYVTNTNKVMETLEAMLKEGKQADYEAAELRRRLGWEWNGMRLHELYFENLGGDGDPTKAPTVMKAFEAQFGSFDAWAKEFNAAATMRGIGWVVLYQDIAQGLLINQWINEHDVGHCAGLNPILVLDCFEHAFMIDYGLKRADYIAAFMKNIKWEEVEKRYVKK
- a CDS encoding histone deacetylase, coding for MAVNTGLVTDERYLLHDPGTWHPERPDRLKAIIKQLKFGGLWNELKIIAPWEEGVLPWVEQVHDPAYIKRFEQACQKKQSIFMVPDCGICEKSYEIALLAVGGVLAGAEAIMQGEVANAFCAVRPPGHHAEYNRAMGFCFFNNVAIAAVYLLKQHGLKRVAIVDWDVHHGNGTQHLFEDDPRVFYLSLHEDPDYCYPGTGRRKEKGRGPGEGYTLNLPLPPRSGDEEYLEALEKEGLPRLYDFKPEFLLISAGFDAHRLDPLAHQNLTRSGYAAMGRMLLKLAQDTAQGRIMSVLEGGYNLEVLADCVEDHLRLLSGRELKKTEAAEA
- a CDS encoding cold shock domain-containing protein; translated protein: MRYTGKVKWFNEAKGYGFIQREEGPDLFVHYTNIVGKGFRTLKENDEVEFEVNEGPKGLQAVNVTKV
- the ahbC gene encoding 12,18-didecarboxysiroheme deacetylase produces the protein MVGVSKLYCGAVEAGDVLRYGHGARRAKELPSHLLQFSADKKPVVVWNVTRRCNLKCLHCYAQATAGAAPDELTHEEGLALLQDLADFGVPVVLFSGGEPLMREDLFQLIGRAVGLGMRAVISTNGTLITREVAGRLRTLGLSYVGISLDGTEATHDRFRGQPGSFAAAMAGVRNCQEAGLKVGLRFTVSRLNYREVPAIFDLVEKYDIPRICFYHLVYTGRGSKLLDQALSHAETRELVDLICARTRRLFDAGRQVEVLTVDNHADGPYIYLKLLKEDPARAEQVLELLKMNEGNNSGRGIGCVSWEGSVHADQFWRHYSFGNVRERPFSAIWTDLSEPLLARLKDKKRYVTGRCARCRWLDICAGNFRVRAEAVTGDLWAPDPACYLTDEEIGLS